The following proteins are co-located in the Manihot esculenta cultivar AM560-2 chromosome 7, M.esculenta_v8, whole genome shotgun sequence genome:
- the LOC110619675 gene encoding basic form of pathogenesis-related protein 1: MFLRNLLLATLLVGSIQVQISVSQNSPQDYVNAHNAVRAEVGVSPLSWNKTVAAYAQKYANSRINENCELEHSYGPYGENIAEGYGNLNGVDAVTMWVSEKPNYDYKSNSCVGDECLHYTQVVWRNSVHLGCGRAKCKNGWWFVTCNYEPVGNIEGQRPF, translated from the coding sequence ATGTTTCTGAGAAACTTGTTATTAGCCACACTTTTAGTGGGATCAATCCAAGTTCAAATCTCCGTATCCCAAAATTCTCCCCAGGATTACGTGAACGCCCACAACGCAGTTCGTGCAGAAGTGGGAGTGAGTCCGCTTTCTTGGAACAAGACAGTGGCAGCATATGCTCAAAAGTATGCAAATTCAAGGATTAATGAGAACTGTGAGTTGGAGCATTCATATGGACCTTATGGTGAGAACATTGCAGAAGGCTACGGCAACCTAAACGGCGTCGATGCAGTGACGATGTGGGTGAGCGAGAAGCCTAACTATGATTATAAATCAAATTCTTGTGTCGGCGATGAGTGCCTGCACTACACTCAGGTTGTTTGGCGTAACTCTGTTCATCTTGGGTGTGGAAGGGCTAAATGCAAGAATGGTTGGTGGTTTGTGACTTGCAATTATGAGCCTGTGGGCAACATAGAGGGTCAGCGTCCCTTTTGA
- the LOC110619147 gene encoding pathogenesis-related protein 1, which translates to MAFYKNSLSLLCLVSLASLILPLNAQDSQQDFLDAHNQARAAVGVGPMTWDNTVAAFAQNYANQRAGDCNLVHSTNPPYGENLAKSSGELSGRDAVKLWVDEKAFYDYNSNSCTGGKQCLHYTQVVWRNSVRLGCAKVKCNNGGTFIGCNYDPPGNFVGQRPY; encoded by the coding sequence ATGGCGTTCTACAAGAATTCACTTTCTCTCCTTTGCCTCGTGAGCTTAGCCAGCCTAATCCTTCCCTTAAACGCCCAGGACTCACAACAAGACTTTCTTGATGCACATAACCAAGCTCGAGCAGCTGTGGGTGTTGGACCCATGACTTGGGACAACACAGTGGCAGCTTTTGCTCAGAATTATGCCAATCAACGAGCTGGTGACTGCAATCTTGTGCATTCCACTAACCCACCTTACGGGGAGAATCTTGCTAAGAGCTCCGGTGAACTTTCAGGCAGAGATGCTGTAAAACTGTGGGTTGACGAAAAGGCTTTTTACGATTACAATTCTAATTCTTGTACTGGAGGAAAGCAGTGCTTGCACTACACACAGGTGGTTTGGCGTAACTCGGTTCGCTTAGGATGTGCTAAGGTGAAGTGCAACAATGGAGGAACCTTCATTGGATGCAACTATGATCCTCCTGGCAACTTTGTCGGGCAAAGACCTTattaa